In Methylomonas sp. ZR1, one DNA window encodes the following:
- a CDS encoding hemin ABC transporter substrate-binding protein, which produces MKQTTSLIHKLVRAASVALLWLTAAAPANAAGPSRIVSVGGALTEIVYALDSAERLVGVDSTSLAPAEAKALPQVGYMRTLSAEGVLSLRPDLLLASAHAGPPAVLEKLRAAGVRIETLAEDYSAAGITAKIGTIAALLDKPEQGRALAGQVQADFDRLAQWRAQQDEQPKVLFLMAVAHGAPLASGHGTAADAMLTLAGATNAVGELQGNKPIGTEAMVAAAPDVILLTDVAANAIGGLEAFYRQPGIAQTPAGRQRKVFVVDTLALLGFGLHSGQAVLELAKRLHDEPAVAADAGAGR; this is translated from the coding sequence ATGAAACAGACCACATCCCTAATCCATAAACTTGTCAGAGCCGCATCCGTTGCGCTCCTCTGGCTAACCGCCGCCGCGCCTGCCAATGCCGCCGGTCCGAGCCGCATCGTTTCGGTCGGCGGCGCGCTGACCGAAATCGTCTACGCCCTGGACAGTGCCGAGCGTCTGGTCGGCGTCGACAGCACCAGCCTGGCGCCGGCCGAGGCTAAAGCCCTGCCGCAAGTGGGCTACATGCGCACGCTGTCGGCCGAAGGCGTGCTGTCGCTGCGCCCGGACCTGCTATTGGCCAGCGCCCACGCCGGGCCACCGGCGGTGCTGGAGAAATTGCGCGCGGCCGGCGTGCGTATCGAAACGCTGGCCGAGGACTATTCCGCCGCCGGCATTACCGCCAAAATCGGCACTATCGCCGCCTTGCTGGATAAGCCCGAGCAAGGCCGGGCACTGGCCGGCCAGGTGCAAGCCGATTTCGACCGCTTGGCGCAGTGGCGTGCTCAACAGGACGAGCAACCCAAGGTGCTGTTTTTAATGGCAGTCGCCCACGGCGCACCGCTGGCTTCAGGACACGGCACCGCCGCCGACGCGATGTTAACCCTGGCCGGCGCCACCAATGCCGTCGGCGAACTGCAAGGCAACAAACCCATCGGCACGGAAGCGATGGTCGCCGCCGCCCCGGACGTGATTTTGTTAACCGACGTCGCCGCCAACGCCATCGGCGGCCTGGAAGCGTTCTACCGGCAACCCGGCATCGCCCAAACCCCAGCCGGCCGGCAGCGTAAAGTCTTCGTGGTCGATACCCTGGCCTTGCTCGGCTTTGGCTTGCACAGCGGCCAGGCCGTGCTGGAACTGGCCAAACGACTGCACGACGAACCGGCAGTAGCCGCCGACGCGGGGGCCGGCCGATGA
- a CDS encoding HugZ family protein, with product MNQKTIDLEQVRAAYTALPQTFSSALMATVSASGEPEASYAAYVRHDGHYYVYVSELSAHTQNLLHNGRVCLLFVEDEDKAAHLFARQRVTYHCSAGEIDRESEAFAYIMGLFEEKFGAFMKQLQNMQDFHLFCIRPQRGSFVQGFAKAFSIEGDDLGQIRHVNDVGHKAREPAEAPA from the coding sequence ATGAACCAGAAAACCATCGATCTCGAACAAGTCAGAGCAGCCTATACCGCGCTGCCGCAAACATTTTCCTCCGCGCTAATGGCCACGGTCAGCGCTTCCGGGGAGCCCGAAGCCAGTTACGCCGCTTACGTGAGGCACGACGGTCATTATTACGTGTATGTCAGCGAACTGTCGGCGCACACCCAAAACCTATTGCACAACGGCCGGGTTTGCCTGTTGTTCGTCGAGGACGAAGACAAAGCCGCGCATTTGTTCGCCCGGCAACGGGTTACCTATCACTGCTCGGCCGGCGAAATCGACCGCGAGTCCGAAGCTTTCGCCTACATCATGGGCTTATTCGAGGAAAAATTCGGCGCGTTCATGAAACAGTTACAAAACATGCAGGACTTTCATCTGTTCTGTATCCGTCCGCAGCGCGGCAGTTTCGTGCAGGGTTTTGCCAAGGCATTTTCGATAGAAGGCGACGATTTGGGGCAAATCCGTCACGTCAACGATGTCGGCCATAAGGCCCGCGAACCGGCCGAAGCGCCGGCGTAA
- a CDS encoding HlyD family secretion protein, protein MFSTNLYRAEAMAAQTGRLEGDILLARSWSSWLVFAIVLTLVAATVLFISFASYTKRTIAIGMLVPNGGAIIIATPAPGLISAVHVEEGQTVHAGDTLFTLRDERHLSSFTNRSDASGARYADQLEAALRAEEEANLREKRQLSTLQDKNNSALSRQLAAIQVSIADAKQQITQHQERLFLAEQRLNKHRGLAASGFIAKDKLDEELDNLTLLRAQASDLKRDYDELERKKLELEDEKRIAPEKTQISIANIDQDLSILRQKIQETHIQSQLAIVAPIDGMVTGISVHPGQISDKDALATLLGDGAELTAQLYVTTRGIGFVESGQKVRLRYQAYPYQKFGQYSGTVATVSKNPVSSKTLPNLFANSPPDDYYRVTVKLDSQFASVYGEPKRLVSGMIVEADIEQDTRRLIEWMIEPLYGLTKYN, encoded by the coding sequence ATGTTCTCGACGAATCTTTATCGCGCAGAAGCCATGGCAGCGCAGACCGGACGCTTGGAAGGCGACATCCTGCTGGCAAGGTCTTGGTCGTCGTGGCTGGTATTCGCGATTGTATTAACGCTGGTCGCCGCAACCGTTTTATTTATCAGCTTTGCGTCCTACACCAAACGAACCATCGCTATCGGCATGTTGGTCCCAAATGGCGGCGCGATTATTATTGCCACGCCGGCGCCTGGGCTTATTTCGGCCGTTCATGTTGAGGAAGGTCAAACGGTTCATGCCGGAGACACCTTATTTACGTTAAGAGACGAACGCCATCTTTCTTCATTCACAAACCGGTCGGACGCCAGCGGAGCCCGATACGCCGATCAACTTGAAGCGGCACTGCGCGCGGAAGAGGAAGCCAATCTCCGGGAAAAGCGCCAATTAAGCACCCTGCAAGACAAAAATAATTCGGCACTATCCAGACAGTTGGCGGCAATACAAGTATCGATTGCCGACGCCAAACAACAGATAACTCAGCATCAGGAAAGATTGTTCCTGGCGGAGCAGCGCCTGAATAAGCATCGCGGCCTGGCGGCATCCGGCTTTATTGCAAAAGATAAATTGGACGAGGAGCTGGACAACCTGACGCTATTGCGTGCCCAAGCATCGGATTTAAAGCGGGATTACGACGAACTCGAGCGAAAAAAATTGGAGCTGGAGGACGAAAAACGCATCGCACCGGAAAAAACCCAAATCAGCATCGCCAATATCGACCAAGACTTAAGCATACTCCGCCAAAAAATCCAGGAAACCCATATTCAAAGCCAATTGGCTATCGTCGCCCCGATTGACGGCATGGTCACCGGTATTAGCGTGCACCCCGGCCAAATTTCGGATAAGGATGCTTTGGCAACCTTGCTTGGCGATGGTGCGGAACTGACCGCGCAATTGTACGTGACCACGCGCGGCATCGGCTTTGTCGAATCCGGCCAGAAAGTACGCTTGCGTTACCAAGCCTACCCTTATCAAAAGTTCGGCCAGTATTCCGGAACGGTCGCAACCGTCTCGAAAAATCCGGTTTCATCGAAGACCTTACCGAATTTATTCGCCAATTCCCCACCGGACGATTATTACCGCGTCACCGTAAAACTGGATTCGCAGTTTGCCTCGGTGTACGGCGAACCGAAAAGGCTGGTATCCGGCATGATCGTGGAGGCGGACATCGAACAAGATACGCGGCGCTTAATTGAGTGGATGATCGAACCGCTTTACGGATTAACCAAATATAACTAG
- a CDS encoding VPLPA-CTERM sorting domain-containing protein, whose protein sequence is MKTAQKLTLIAGLLAVSGSASADLTNGPDPYAAGYGFDTPSEASWGNWNRGDAGTLYAEWDSFADNSYPGTRTAAADVGSAGTTDANIGWNAGTFAAGSGNLYSFSVTENFTASLSGSTNNEPLRAALQFETWGVQMDYNSLLLNGVAPTFTTQTFYDGNYESSFGPVELVQYLAYWDLSGPASNYLFSFNSAGHSLSLGQVAIDIGPSADPVTSVPLPAAVWLFGAGFMGLLGLNRKKGLAA, encoded by the coding sequence ATGAAAACTGCACAAAAACTGACTTTAATCGCCGGCCTGTTAGCCGTTTCCGGCAGCGCTTCGGCTGACTTGACCAATGGTCCCGACCCTTACGCCGCCGGCTACGGCTTCGACACCCCAAGCGAAGCCAGCTGGGGCAACTGGAACCGTGGCGATGCCGGCACGCTGTATGCGGAATGGGACAGCTTCGCGGATAACTCTTATCCCGGCACCCGCACCGCGGCGGCGGATGTGGGCAGTGCCGGCACCACCGATGCCAATATCGGCTGGAACGCCGGCACATTCGCGGCCGGATCGGGCAATTTGTACAGCTTCAGCGTCACCGAGAATTTCACGGCTTCGCTAAGCGGCTCTACCAACAACGAGCCCTTAAGAGCAGCTTTGCAATTCGAAACCTGGGGCGTGCAAATGGACTACAACAGCCTGTTACTGAATGGCGTAGCGCCTACATTTACGACACAAACTTTCTACGATGGCAACTACGAAAGCTCATTCGGCCCGGTCGAGCTAGTGCAATACCTGGCTTATTGGGATCTATCCGGACCGGCAAGCAATTATCTGTTCTCGTTCAATAGCGCCGGACATAGCTTAAGTTTGGGCCAAGTGGCTATCGACATCGGCCCCAGCGCCGATCCCGTAACCAGTGTACCGCTGCCTGCGGCAGTATGGCTGTTCGGCGCCGGCTTCATGGGCTTGCTGGGTTTAAATCGTAAAAAAGGCCTGGCGGCATAA
- a CDS encoding TonB-dependent hemoglobin/transferrin/lactoferrin family receptor, whose translation MAIKPTDLVPTLHNRPKATCSGIPGDCGRALLGALLCVLAGTALAAEPEELEMPEELELETVTVKAQADKPAAAPPGTQSTIDDKTIEQRMVRNIKDLIRYEPGVNVGNDPQRFGASGFTIRGLGGNRVLMQIDGVRLPEAFRIGSFASANRNAVDMDALKAVEIVRGSGSAYYGGDAMGGTVNFVTKDPRDYLNVFGKDYYTGLKLNYNTTDNGFVQTATLAGAWGGWESMALFTHNQSNETDNKGTADFADGRRTTPSPQENLSYNLLAKLLYRFNDDNVLRLTGEWLDSRSDIDALYLRGADISLRNVNSMLTTDTQSRWRLTLDHTLKHLDTPLFDAVLWKFYTQKSATGQVTLQDRTANVDGNTLTERIFDYANDDFGGELQLGKDFVLGDTAHALKYGGQISKNSIAQQRDGSYTCVSGSVNPRTGRPNNICPKGRISKTVTPDEFPVRDFPLSTVTKAGAYLEDSIGLFDKRIELIPGGRWEYFRLLPKPDYLFDKASAAAVAEGADPVIPIIIDANAFLPRFGALLHLNEIFTVHGQYAHGFRGPNFSESNLGFTNITGGYTNLPNYNIQPETSVGAEVGLRGQGAAGTFDISLFRNDYDHFIYNAVICNPATAACPPLGFTTYQNINSPDPIRIQGIEIKSRFYLDWLNPYLQGASLLFSGAFTEGMNLKTQRNDDDALRQISPMKAVVGLRYDQASGDWGTELNLTLVGAKQANTAPADALFLPSGYGVIDFNAYYNASKHLSFNVGVFNLLDKKYIDWEDINTRAGDPHTTLGNFADARYWADRYSRPGRNLGVTVKLAF comes from the coding sequence ATGGCAATTAAACCGACTGATTTAGTACCCACTCTGCACAACCGCCCCAAGGCGACCTGCTCCGGAATTCCAGGCGACTGCGGGCGCGCCCTGCTTGGCGCGCTGCTGTGTGTGCTGGCCGGCACAGCCTTGGCTGCCGAACCCGAGGAGCTTGAAATGCCCGAAGAACTGGAACTGGAAACCGTCACGGTCAAAGCTCAAGCCGACAAACCGGCCGCCGCACCGCCCGGTACTCAATCGACGATAGACGACAAAACCATCGAGCAACGCATGGTGCGCAATATCAAAGACCTGATCCGCTACGAACCCGGCGTCAATGTCGGCAACGACCCGCAGCGCTTCGGCGCCAGCGGCTTTACCATACGCGGTCTGGGCGGCAATCGGGTGTTGATGCAGATCGACGGCGTGCGCCTGCCGGAAGCCTTCCGCATCGGCTCGTTTGCCAGCGCCAACCGCAATGCGGTGGACATGGACGCCTTAAAAGCCGTGGAAATCGTCCGTGGTTCGGGGTCGGCGTATTACGGCGGCGATGCGATGGGCGGTACCGTCAACTTCGTCACCAAGGACCCGCGCGATTACTTGAACGTATTCGGCAAGGATTACTACACCGGCCTGAAACTGAATTACAACACTACCGACAACGGCTTCGTGCAAACCGCAACATTGGCGGGTGCCTGGGGCGGCTGGGAAAGCATGGCGCTATTCACTCACAACCAAAGCAACGAAACCGACAATAAAGGCACGGCGGATTTTGCCGACGGCCGTCGCACCACGCCCAGTCCGCAAGAAAACCTCAGCTATAACCTGCTGGCCAAGCTGCTGTACCGTTTTAACGACGACAACGTGTTGCGTCTGACCGGCGAATGGTTGGACAGTCGATCCGATATCGACGCTTTGTATCTGCGCGGTGCCGACATCAGCCTGCGCAACGTCAACAGCATGCTCACCACCGATACCCAATCGCGTTGGCGGCTGACACTGGATCACACCCTGAAGCATCTGGATACGCCGCTGTTCGACGCTGTGCTCTGGAAGTTTTACACGCAAAAATCCGCTACCGGGCAAGTCACTTTGCAAGATCGCACCGCCAACGTGGACGGCAACACACTCACCGAGCGGATTTTCGATTATGCCAACGACGACTTCGGCGGCGAACTGCAACTGGGAAAGGACTTTGTTTTAGGCGATACCGCGCATGCACTGAAATACGGCGGCCAGATCAGTAAAAACAGCATAGCCCAACAACGCGACGGCAGCTACACCTGCGTCAGCGGCTCGGTTAACCCGCGCACCGGACGGCCCAATAACATTTGTCCCAAGGGCCGGATCAGCAAGACCGTGACGCCGGATGAGTTTCCGGTCCGCGACTTTCCGCTCTCCACCGTCACCAAGGCCGGCGCTTATCTTGAGGATAGTATTGGCCTGTTTGATAAACGCATCGAGCTGATCCCCGGCGGCCGTTGGGAATATTTCCGCTTATTGCCCAAGCCTGATTATTTGTTCGATAAAGCCTCCGCGGCAGCGGTTGCCGAAGGCGCCGATCCGGTTATACCCATCATCATCGACGCCAACGCCTTTTTACCCAGATTCGGCGCCTTACTGCACCTCAACGAGATATTCACGGTGCACGGCCAGTATGCGCATGGCTTTCGCGGCCCCAACTTCAGCGAGAGCAATCTCGGTTTTACCAATATCACCGGCGGATACACCAACCTGCCCAATTACAACATACAGCCGGAAACCAGCGTCGGCGCGGAAGTGGGTTTGCGCGGCCAGGGCGCTGCCGGGACTTTCGACATAAGCCTGTTTCGTAACGATTACGACCACTTCATCTATAACGCGGTGATTTGCAACCCGGCGACCGCGGCCTGTCCGCCGTTGGGTTTTACCACCTATCAAAACATCAATAGCCCTGACCCGATCCGCATTCAGGGTATCGAAATCAAAAGCCGGTTTTACCTGGACTGGCTAAATCCCTATTTACAGGGCGCCAGCCTGCTGTTCAGCGGTGCATTTACTGAAGGCATGAATCTTAAAACCCAACGCAATGACGACGATGCCCTAAGACAAATCAGCCCGATGAAAGCCGTCGTCGGTCTGCGCTACGACCAAGCCAGCGGCGACTGGGGCACGGAATTAAACCTGACCTTGGTCGGCGCCAAACAAGCCAATACCGCCCCGGCTGACGCCCTATTTCTGCCCAGCGGTTACGGCGTCATCGATTTCAATGCCTACTACAACGCCAGCAAGCATCTCTCGTTCAATGTCGGGGTATTCAACCTGCTGGATAAGAAATATATCGACTGGGAAGACATCAACACCCGCGCCGGCGATCCGCATACCACGCTGGGCAATTTCGCCGACGCCCGCTACTGGGCCGACCGCTATTCGCGTCCCGGGCGCAATCTCGGCGTCACGGTAAAACTGGCTTTTTGA
- a CDS encoding heme ABC transporter ATP-binding protein produces the protein MLQAMDLSLRAGAKILLDGVTLELRPGEVLAVAGPNGAGKSSLLRAISGELAPFAGQVTMNGRPLAEWPPQQAALLRGVLPQSSGLAFRFTVRDVALMGRSPQRKTHSAAQNRAIAEQALAMTDTGHLAERIYTTLSGGERQRVQLARVLAQIWEPQDPLHRYLLLDEPTSALDLAHQHAVLAIARRFADEQQAGVLAVLHDLNLAALYADRIALLHQGRLAAIGTPAQILNSELIRQVFAYPVSISSHPQIPNAPLVIPRRQVAPGLSG, from the coding sequence ATGCTGCAAGCCATGGACCTGAGCCTGCGCGCCGGCGCGAAAATCTTGCTGGACGGCGTGACGCTGGAGCTGCGCCCCGGCGAAGTACTGGCCGTGGCCGGCCCGAACGGCGCCGGCAAATCCAGCCTGTTGCGGGCCATCAGCGGCGAGCTGGCGCCTTTCGCCGGCCAGGTGACGATGAACGGCCGGCCGCTGGCGGAATGGCCGCCACAACAGGCGGCCTTGCTGCGCGGCGTGTTGCCGCAAAGTTCCGGACTGGCGTTTCGTTTTACGGTGCGCGACGTGGCCCTGATGGGCCGCAGCCCGCAGCGCAAAACCCACAGTGCTGCGCAAAACCGGGCCATCGCCGAACAGGCGCTGGCGATGACCGATACCGGCCATCTGGCCGAACGCATCTACACCACGCTGTCCGGCGGCGAACGCCAACGGGTGCAACTGGCGCGGGTGCTGGCGCAAATCTGGGAACCGCAAGACCCACTACACCGCTATCTGTTGCTGGACGAACCGACCTCGGCTCTGGACCTGGCCCACCAGCACGCGGTGCTGGCCATCGCCCGCCGCTTCGCCGACGAACAACAGGCCGGGGTGTTGGCGGTCTTGCACGACCTGAATCTGGCCGCGCTTTACGCCGACCGCATCGCCCTGCTGCACCAAGGCCGGCTCGCCGCCATCGGCACGCCCGCGCAAATCCTGAACAGCGAGCTGATCCGGCAAGTATTCGCTTACCCGGTCAGCATCAGTAGTCATCCGCAAATCCCGAACGCGCCGCTGGTGATTCCGCGGCGGCAAGTGGCGCCGGGCTTGTCGGGATAA
- a CDS encoding ChuX/HutX family heme-like substrate-binding protein, whose protein sequence is MTKQPLSIADTLKQAWQDLLADHPHMRIRDAAATLGVSEAELLATDCGNRVIRLRAHWPALLSAVGTLGPVMALTRNAFAVHESTGLYEDIRPCGDAILIDGHHIALCLSISIWHSGFAVTEETHLGPRHSLQFFDTGGEAVHKIYLTEHADAGLYRRLVDIFRADDQSPNPVLPAHSPNPPLGDLKQCAELPESWRRLLLADTSEAAVTGRIGMPALRALMQQLAELMLPIQVLVGNPGALQLHDGPIQNLKITGPWFNILDQRFNLHLNEMAVAGADIVQLRYRQHALTGLLVRGQNQQTIASVFGGYDDTNGENGFWRDLLLASALAEGS, encoded by the coding sequence ATGACTAAACAACCCTTATCGATTGCGGACACTTTGAAACAAGCGTGGCAAGACCTGCTCGCCGATCACCCGCATATGCGGATTCGCGATGCCGCGGCGACGTTGGGCGTCAGCGAAGCCGAACTGCTGGCAACCGACTGCGGCAACCGCGTCATCCGATTGCGGGCACACTGGCCCGCGCTGCTGAGCGCGGTCGGCACACTGGGGCCGGTGATGGCCTTGACCCGCAACGCTTTCGCGGTACATGAAAGCACCGGGCTCTACGAGGATATACGCCCTTGCGGCGACGCCATTCTGATAGACGGACACCATATCGCATTATGTCTATCCATCAGTATTTGGCATTCGGGTTTCGCCGTGACCGAGGAAACCCATCTCGGCCCGCGCCACAGCCTGCAATTTTTCGACACGGGCGGCGAGGCCGTGCACAAAATCTATTTGACCGAACATGCCGATGCCGGCCTGTACCGGCGTTTGGTCGACATCTTTCGGGCCGACGATCAGTCGCCCAATCCGGTATTGCCCGCGCATAGCCCTAATCCGCCGCTTGGCGACCTTAAACAATGCGCGGAGTTGCCGGAATCCTGGCGACGCCTGCTACTGGCCGACACTTCCGAGGCTGCCGTCACCGGCCGGATCGGCATGCCGGCGCTACGCGCGCTCATGCAGCAACTGGCGGAACTGATGTTGCCGATACAAGTGCTGGTCGGCAATCCCGGCGCCCTGCAACTGCACGACGGCCCAATTCAAAACCTGAAGATTACCGGACCCTGGTTCAATATCCTGGATCAGCGTTTTAATCTGCATCTTAACGAAATGGCCGTGGCCGGCGCGGACATCGTCCAACTGAGGTACCGGCAACACGCATTAACCGGCCTGTTGGTGCGCGGCCAAAACCAGCAGACCATCGCCTCCGTCTTCGGCGGTTACGACGACACCAACGGCGAAAACGGTTTTTGGCGCGACTTGCTCCTAGCCTCGGCGCTTGCTGAAGGTTCCTAG
- a CDS encoding cupin domain-containing protein: MSLIHFGIDRTQFLEAHYQSRWWLKRQVLSENNLNWKHIDQALYAMENANTQIKLFKDGPVDPSRYTERYWELGEQRTRIVKDVLYRYLTDGATLVLNKLQLYLPEINDYCMDVAQFVGEKTNANAYAAFGGDGSFGKHWDTHDVFALQLIGRKRWRLYQPTFELPLNHQTSLNHKAECPAEPVLDTVLAAGDLLYIPRGWWHEALPIAGDETFHIAIGTFPPKLLDYLLWLCGNQLPDRIESRGSINPYLNTTDLIEGYIPLLQSTLAEPENLHNFFIAFTEQQRVKSRFNIGSLSPTGISDNTALLGNKIRINSFLPISNDQKTLLANGFKINLDTESADFLAGISSADNLPANKNSKQLSDKESQLLKILSTLDLIELL; the protein is encoded by the coding sequence ATGTCACTGATACATTTCGGCATCGATAGAACACAATTTCTCGAGGCGCATTACCAAAGCCGGTGGTGGCTGAAGCGCCAAGTACTGTCCGAGAACAATTTAAACTGGAAGCATATCGACCAGGCGCTTTACGCCATGGAAAACGCCAATACGCAGATTAAATTATTTAAAGACGGACCGGTCGATCCGAGCCGCTATACCGAGCGCTATTGGGAACTGGGCGAACAACGCACACGTATCGTCAAAGACGTTTTGTACCGCTATTTAACGGACGGTGCGACCTTGGTATTAAACAAACTACAGCTCTACCTCCCGGAAATTAACGACTATTGCATGGACGTGGCGCAATTCGTCGGCGAAAAGACCAACGCCAATGCCTATGCGGCATTCGGCGGCGACGGTTCGTTCGGCAAACATTGGGATACTCACGATGTGTTCGCCTTGCAACTGATCGGACGCAAAAGATGGCGCCTCTATCAACCCACATTCGAATTGCCTTTAAACCATCAAACCAGCCTAAACCATAAAGCGGAATGCCCGGCGGAACCGGTGCTGGATACGGTATTGGCGGCCGGGGATTTGCTGTATATCCCAAGAGGCTGGTGGCACGAGGCCCTGCCTATCGCCGGCGACGAGACGTTTCATATCGCCATAGGCACCTTCCCGCCTAAATTATTGGACTACCTGCTTTGGCTATGCGGCAATCAACTGCCGGACCGGATTGAAAGCCGGGGGTCTATCAACCCTTATCTCAATACGACGGACCTTATTGAAGGTTATATCCCGCTGTTACAAAGCACGCTAGCCGAACCGGAAAATCTCCATAATTTTTTCATCGCTTTTACTGAACAACAAAGAGTTAAATCGCGATTTAATATTGGCAGTTTGTCTCCAACCGGCATATCGGATAACACCGCCCTTCTGGGCAATAAAATTCGAATAAACTCGTTCCTACCCATATCCAACGATCAGAAAACTTTATTAGCCAACGGCTTCAAGATAAATCTCGACACCGAAAGCGCCGACTTCCTTGCCGGCATCAGTTCAGCCGATAACTTGCCGGCCAATAAAAATTCTAAGCAATTATCCGACAAGGAGAGTCAATTGTTGAAAATATTATCGACATTAGACCTTATAGAGTTACTTTAG
- a CDS encoding iron ABC transporter permease — MTMHAAMAAAGPRLWLKPALSRAGLCWLLALLLAVAALAALGSGAVAISAGQAAAIVADRFGIALPWPFGADQQAVLLAIRAPRLVLGLLVGGALAASGAAMQGLFRNPLADPALIGVSSGAALAAVAVIVLRDSLFGAVAGAFGAYLLPVAAITGGFGVSWLVYRLADSGDRLDVASLLLSGIAINALAGSATGLLVYLADDDQLRSLTFWSLGSLNGAGWDGVAIGAPFLLANLLLLPWLADALNALLLGEAEAGHLGFPVERIKTGVVALVALGVGAAVALSGVIGFVGLVVPHLLRLALGPDHRWLLPASALLGALLLIGSDYLARSLAAPAEIPIGIVTGLLGSPFFLWLLFRQKLMGH, encoded by the coding sequence ATGACTATGCATGCCGCGATGGCGGCGGCCGGACCGCGTCTTTGGTTGAAACCGGCCTTGAGCCGCGCCGGCCTGTGCTGGTTGCTGGCACTGCTGCTGGCCGTCGCCGCCTTGGCCGCGCTGGGCAGCGGCGCAGTCGCAATCTCGGCCGGCCAGGCCGCGGCCATCGTCGCCGACCGCTTCGGTATCGCCCTGCCCTGGCCGTTCGGCGCGGACCAGCAAGCGGTGCTGCTGGCGATTCGCGCGCCGCGCCTGGTGTTGGGTTTGCTGGTCGGCGGCGCCTTGGCTGCATCCGGCGCGGCGATGCAGGGCTTGTTCCGCAATCCGCTGGCCGATCCGGCCTTGATCGGCGTTTCCAGCGGCGCCGCGCTGGCCGCGGTGGCGGTCATTGTTTTGCGCGACAGCCTGTTTGGCGCTGTGGCCGGCGCATTCGGCGCCTATTTATTACCGGTCGCGGCCATCACCGGCGGTTTTGGGGTCAGTTGGCTGGTGTACCGGCTGGCCGACAGCGGCGACCGGCTGGACGTGGCCTCGCTGTTGTTGTCCGGCATCGCCATCAACGCGCTGGCCGGTTCGGCCACCGGCTTGCTGGTCTATCTGGCCGACGACGACCAATTGCGCAGCTTGACCTTCTGGAGCTTGGGCAGCCTGAACGGCGCCGGCTGGGACGGCGTCGCCATCGGCGCACCGTTTTTACTGGCCAATCTGCTACTGTTGCCATGGTTGGCGGATGCCTTGAACGCCTTGCTGCTCGGCGAAGCTGAAGCCGGACATTTGGGCTTTCCGGTGGAACGCATCAAAACCGGCGTGGTGGCCTTGGTCGCGCTCGGCGTCGGCGCGGCGGTGGCCTTGTCCGGCGTGATCGGCTTCGTCGGTCTGGTGGTGCCGCATCTATTGCGCTTGGCGCTGGGGCCGGACCACCGCTGGCTATTGCCGGCGTCAGCGCTGCTCGGCGCCTTGCTGCTGATCGGTTCTGATTATCTGGCCCGCAGCTTGGCGGCGCCGGCCGAAATCCCGATCGGCATCGTCACCGGCCTACTCGGCAGTCCGTTTTTTCTGTGGCTGCTGTTCCGGCAAAAACTGATGGGCCATTAA